A section of the Engystomops pustulosus chromosome 3, aEngPut4.maternal, whole genome shotgun sequence genome encodes:
- the LOC140122863 gene encoding posterior protein-like, with the protein MELVQKFVKKYSSARYHSCADGSLEEQYKELMMQCKAHNEKLDRKVLSKRGKKERLGNEIMMLIKMKELAEVKEVNWYIQRLQCKESIDRISDSVIDISAKTTSEMDNLQVKVDELSIRNHELDKQLHECRLSSVSTESHIKSLEREIHQRDVLITSLKSQLSEAMAQLCKQEQQIRSLQVQNQTCHKAADVCIVTPGGWSDEHNLIPADKSPTLSIQDRLHLCQVIGEWDTNESPIIVSNKFEAVVRQYNLSNKDAWSLLQAWLPGPLAAQLSSTHMGNEDCGADFRRKELQRIMGGRDIRGENTLRKHRFRTGDDPLMFCNKYLTLFRSVYNCPDMSQDDSDFLYSMANQCNVDYTTKIALKNATSLENFINILRDWCQESNNRDEPSGYLSTEYRARRTRYVRYCYGCGRPGHIKRFCDVNNANHRKHYNSLHAEIDAIEPETDQNTVITETYPFSFDVQYAPPVFQIELIDLQCNSELKAKFRDVSGKADKLGQFLRELPPSFPELSLMFKQTMCLFGSTYLCEKLFSTLNFNKSKYRSRITDAHLQAVLRVSTASSLTPNTSRLCKSKRCQISSSKK; encoded by the exons ATGGAACTTGTTCAAAAGTTTGTGAAAAAGTATTCCTCTGCTCGCTACCATTCATGTGCAGATGGTTCACTAGAGGAGCAATATAAGGAGCTGATGATGCAATGTAAGGCCCATAATGAGAAGTTAGATAGGAAAGTGCTCAGTAAGAGAGGGAAGAAAGAAAGGTTGGGCAATGAAATTATGATGTTAATCAAGATGAAAGAATTGGCTGAGGTAAAGGAAGTAAATTGGTACATACAAAGGCTCCAATGTAAGGAAAGTATAGACAGAATCAGtgactctgtgattgacatttctGCTAAAACAACTAGTGAAATGGATAATCTACAAGTAAAGGTGGATGAGCTGTCTATAAGAAATCATGAGTTGGATAAGCAGCTACATGAGTGTAGATTGAGTTCTGTATCTACTGAAAGTCATATAAAGTCCTTAGAGAGGGAGATCCATCAGAGGGACGTGTTAATTACGTCACTAAAGAGTCAGTTGTCTGAAGCAATGGCCCAACTGTGTAAACAAGAACAGCAGATCCGGTCCCTCCAAGTACAAAACCAGACCTGCcataaagcagcagatgtctgcattGTCACACCCGGGGGTTGGAGTGATGAACACAATTTAATACCTGCAGATAAGTCTCCAACACTCAGCATCCAGGACAGACTACATCTGTGTCAGGTTATTGGAGAATGGGATACAAATGAATCACCAATAATTGTATCCAATAAATTTGAAGCTGTGGTGAGGCAATACAACTTGTCTAATAAGGATGCCTGGTCTCTGCTCCAAGCATGGCTTCCTGGGCCTCTGGCAGCACAattgtcatctacacacatgggaAATGAGGATTGTGGTGCAGACTTCAGAAGGAAGGAATTGCAGCGTATCATGGGAGGGAGAGACATAAGGGGTGAGAATACCCTGAGGAAACATAGGTTCAGGACAGGTGATGACCCCCTTATGTTCTGTAACAAGTACCTGACCTTATTTAGGAGTGTTTACAACTGCCCCGATATGTCTCAGGATGACTCTGATTTCCTCTATTCAATGGCAAATCAGTGTAATGTGGATTACACCACAAAAATTGCCCTGAAGAACGCCACATCCCTAGAGAACTTTATTAATATACTCAGGGACTGGTGTCAGGAGTCTAACAATAGGGATGAACCATCAGGATATCTGTCTACAGAGTACAGAGCTAGGAGGACAAGATATGTCCGGTATTGCTATGGATGTGGGAGGCCTGGACATATTAAACGTTTCTGTGATGTAAATAATGCAAACCATAGGAAACATTATAATTCATTGCATGCAGAAATTGATGCCATTGAGCCTGAGACCGACCAGAACACAGTGatcacagagacat ACCCCTTCTCCTTTGATGTGCAATATGCCCCTCCAGTGTTTCAAATAGAGCTCATTGACCTGCAGTGTAACTCTGAACTCAAAGCCAAGTTTAGGGATGTGAGTGGAAAAGCAGACAAACTTGGGCAATTTTTAAGAGAATTGCCCCCCAGCTTCCCTGAGCTTTCCCTAATGTTCAAGCAGACCATGTGTCTTTTTGGGAGCACATACTTGTGCGAAAAGCTCTTCTCTACCTTGAACTTCAATAAGTCAAAGTACAGGTCTAGAATTACTGATGCTCATCTTCAAGCTGTGCTGAGGGTCTCAACTGCTTCCTCACTTACGCCAAATACGTCTCGGCTATGCAAGAGTAAGCGCTGTCAGATCTCTAGCAGCAAGAAGTAG